In the Symphalangus syndactylus isolate Jambi chromosome Y, NHGRI_mSymSyn1-v2.1_pri, whole genome shotgun sequence genome, one interval contains:
- the LOC129476741 gene encoding heat shock transcription factor, Y-linked isoform X3 → MAHVSSETQDVSPKDELTGSEASARSPVCEHTFPGDSDLRSMIEENAFQVLSQGSLLKRPRYTVCVSEPDKDDDFLSLNFPRKLWKIVESDQFKSISWDENGTGIVINEELFKKEILEKKSPYRIFRTATIKSFLRQLNLYGFSKIQQNFQRSAFLATFLAEEKESSVLSKTDNCKFICPNEKWFPSSFTFNLSWTVRTNCNRSTWYFKSIDHYSYALS, encoded by the exons atggcaCATGTTTCTTCAGAAACTCAAGATGTTTCTCCCAAAGATGAATTAACTGGTTCAGAAGCCTCCGCTAGGTCTCCAGTGTGTGAACACACCTTCCCTGGGGACTCAGACTTACGGTCAATGATTGAAGAAAATGCTTTTCAGGTTTTGTCACAAGGGTCCTTGTTAAAAAGGCCACGTTACACAGTTTGTGTCTCTGAACCAGATAAAGatgatgattttctttctctgaacttTCCCAggaaactttggaaaatagttgaaAGTGACCAATTCAAGTCTATTTCATGGGATGAGAATGGAACTGGCATAGTGATTAATGAAGAACTTTTCAAGaaagaaattttggaaaaaaagtctCCTTACAGAATATTTCGGACTGCTACTATCAAAAGTTTTCTTCGACAGCTCAACCTTTATGGATTTAGTAAAATTCAACAGAATTTTCAAAGATCTGCCTTTCTAGCCACATTTctggcagaagagaaagaatcctCTGTCTTAAGCAAG ACAGATAATTGCAAATTCATCTGTCCCAATGAGAAGTGGTTtccctcctccttcaccttcaacCTCAGTTGGACTGTCAGAACAAATTGCAACAGAtcgacatggtattttaaatcaaTTGACCACTATTCATATGCACTCTCATAG
- the LOC129476741 gene encoding heat shock transcription factor, Y-linked isoform X1: MAHVSSETQDVSPKDELTGSEASARSPVCEHTFPGDSDLRSMIEENAFQVLSQGSLLKRPRYTVCVSEPDKDDDFLSLNFPRKLWKIVESDQFKSISWDENGTGIVINEELFKKEILEKKSPYRIFRTATIKSFLRQLNLYGFSKIQQNFQRSAFLATFLAEEKESSVLSKLKFYYNPNFKRGYPQLLVRVKRRIGVKNTSPMSTLFNEDFNKKHFGVGANMENHNSALAAEATEESLFSASKTLNMPRESSVRQIIANSSVPMRSGFPPPSPSTSVGLSEQIATDRHGILNQLTTIHMHSHSTYSTYMQARGHIVNFITTTTSQYHIISPLQNGYFGLIVEPSAVPPRYPVVSVNQAPYRNMLPAGNPWLQMPTKADRSAAPRARPALQPSPLDKYHPNCNDLPLKEDQIMHDNGD; this comes from the exons atggcaCATGTTTCTTCAGAAACTCAAGATGTTTCTCCCAAAGATGAATTAACTGGTTCAGAAGCCTCCGCTAGGTCTCCAGTGTGTGAACACACCTTCCCTGGGGACTCAGACTTACGGTCAATGATTGAAGAAAATGCTTTTCAGGTTTTGTCACAAGGGTCCTTGTTAAAAAGGCCACGTTACACAGTTTGTGTCTCTGAACCAGATAAAGatgatgattttctttctctgaacttTCCCAggaaactttggaaaatagttgaaAGTGACCAATTCAAGTCTATTTCATGGGATGAGAATGGAACTGGCATAGTGATTAATGAAGAACTTTTCAAGaaagaaattttggaaaaaaagtctCCTTACAGAATATTTCGGACTGCTACTATCAAAAGTTTTCTTCGACAGCTCAACCTTTATGGATTTAGTAAAATTCAACAGAATTTTCAAAGATCTGCCTTTCTAGCCACATTTctggcagaagagaaagaatcctCTGTCTTAAGCAAG ttAAAGTTCTATTATAATCCAAATTTCAAGCGTGGCTATCCCCAGCTTTTAGTAAGAGTGAAGAGAAGAATTGGTGTTAAAAATACTTCACCTATGTCTACTTTATTCAATGAAGATTTCAACAAGAAGCATTTTGGAGTGGGGGCTAACATGGAGAATCATAATTCTGCCTTAGCTGCTGAAGCTACTGAAGAAAGTTTATTTTCAGCCTCTAAAACTTTAAATATGCCAAGAGAATCTTCTGTCAGACAGATAATTGCAAATTCATCTGTCCCAATGAGAAGTGGTTtccctcctccttcaccttcaacCTCAGTTGGACTGTCAGAACAAATTGCAACAGAtcgacatggtattttaaatcaaTTGACCACTATTCATATGCACTCTCATAGTACCTACAGCACCTACATGCAAGCAAGGGGCCACATTGTGAATTTTATTACAACCACAACTTCTCAATACCACATCATATCTCCCTTACAAAATGGTTATTTTGGGCTGATAGTGGAACCATCTGCTGTTCCCCCAAGATATCCTGTGGTATCAGTCAATCAGGCTCCATATCGTAATATGCTACCAGCAGGCAACCCGTGGTTGCAAATGCCTACGAAAGCTGATAGATCAGCTGCCCCTCGTGCCAGGCCAGCTCTTCAACCATCACCACTGGACAAATATCACCCTAACTGCAATGATCTGCCATTAAAGGAGGACCAGATTATGCATGACAATGGAGACTAA
- the LOC129476741 gene encoding heat shock transcription factor, Y-linked isoform X2 → MLFRKLWKIVESDQFKSISWDENGTGIVINEELFKKEILEKKSPYRIFRTATIKSFLRQLNLYGFSKIQQNFQRSAFLATFLAEEKESSVLSKLKFYYNPNFKRGYPQLLVRVKRRIGVKNTSPMSTLFNEDFNKKHFGVGANMENHNSALAAEATEESLFSASKTLNMPRESSVRQIIANSSVPMRSGFPPPSPSTSVGLSEQIATDRHGILNQLTTIHMHSHSTYSTYMQARGHIVNFITTTTSQYHIISPLQNGYFGLIVEPSAVPPRYPVVSVNQAPYRNMLPAGNPWLQMPTKADRSAAPRARPALQPSPLDKYHPNCNDLPLKEDQIMHDNGD, encoded by the exons ATGCTTTTCAG gaaactttggaaaatagttgaaAGTGACCAATTCAAGTCTATTTCATGGGATGAGAATGGAACTGGCATAGTGATTAATGAAGAACTTTTCAAGaaagaaattttggaaaaaaagtctCCTTACAGAATATTTCGGACTGCTACTATCAAAAGTTTTCTTCGACAGCTCAACCTTTATGGATTTAGTAAAATTCAACAGAATTTTCAAAGATCTGCCTTTCTAGCCACATTTctggcagaagagaaagaatcctCTGTCTTAAGCAAG ttAAAGTTCTATTATAATCCAAATTTCAAGCGTGGCTATCCCCAGCTTTTAGTAAGAGTGAAGAGAAGAATTGGTGTTAAAAATACTTCACCTATGTCTACTTTATTCAATGAAGATTTCAACAAGAAGCATTTTGGAGTGGGGGCTAACATGGAGAATCATAATTCTGCCTTAGCTGCTGAAGCTACTGAAGAAAGTTTATTTTCAGCCTCTAAAACTTTAAATATGCCAAGAGAATCTTCTGTCAGACAGATAATTGCAAATTCATCTGTCCCAATGAGAAGTGGTTtccctcctccttcaccttcaacCTCAGTTGGACTGTCAGAACAAATTGCAACAGAtcgacatggtattttaaatcaaTTGACCACTATTCATATGCACTCTCATAGTACCTACAGCACCTACATGCAAGCAAGGGGCCACATTGTGAATTTTATTACAACCACAACTTCTCAATACCACATCATATCTCCCTTACAAAATGGTTATTTTGGGCTGATAGTGGAACCATCTGCTGTTCCCCCAAGATATCCTGTGGTATCAGTCAATCAGGCTCCATATCGTAATATGCTACCAGCAGGCAACCCGTGGTTGCAAATGCCTACGAAAGCTGATAGATCAGCTGCCCCTCGTGCCAGGCCAGCTCTTCAACCATCACCACTGGACAAATATCACCCTAACTGCAATGATCTGCCATTAAAGGAGGACCAGATTATGCATGACAATGGAGACTAA